The following are encoded together in the Thunnus maccoyii chromosome 18, fThuMac1.1, whole genome shotgun sequence genome:
- the tbc1d16 gene encoding TBC1 domain family member 16 isoform X2 yields the protein MIRNNDEACTSGQLVIASRESQYKILHFHHAGLDKLAEVFQQWKCCRETQLKDQVSDEKSCMQFSIQRPTLPSAETHPEERLYRRLDVTTWLRHLNHSGQVEEEYKLRKAIFFGGIDPSIRGEVWPFLLHYYSYDSSSQEREAWRLQKRTHYHDIQQRRLSMSPEEHSEFWRKVQFTVDKDVVRTDRSNHFFRGENNPNVEIMRRILLNYAVFNPDMGYCQGMSDLVAPLLTEIQDESDTFWCFVGLMENTIFISSPRDEDMERQLMYLRELLRLMLPHFHQHLTRLGEDGLQLLFCHRWILLCFKREFPDTEALRMWEACWAHYQTDYFHLFLCVAIIVLYGEDVTDQQLATDQMLLHFSNLSMHMNGELVLRKARSLLYQFRLLPRIPCSLHDLCKLCGPGMWDSRYIPTVECSGEHPDSQSCPYGGTPTPQPSSPSPSSTPSPSPNSTPEPPLEGKRGSKTRDIFTFRKQP from the exons ATGATTAGAAATAA TGATGAGGCGTGTACCAGTGGCCAGCTGGTGATCGCCAGCAGAGAGAGCCAATATAAAATCCTCCACTTCCATCACGCTGGCCTGGATAAGCTGGCTGAGGTCTTCCAACAGTGGAAGTGCTGCAGGGAAACTCAGCTTAAAGACCAG GTGTCAGATGAGAAATCCTGCATGCAGTTTTCCATCCAGAGGCCCACCCTGCCATCGGCTGAGACCCACCCAGAGGAGAGGCTTTATCGGAGGCTGGATGTCACCACCTGGCTACGTCACCTCAACCATAGTGGACAGGTGGAGGAGGAGTATAAATTACGCAAG GCCATCTTCTTCGGTGGTATCGACCCATCCATCCGTGGCGAGGTGTGGCCCTTCCTGCTGCACTACTACAGCTATGACTCCAGCTCCCAGGAGAGGGAGGCCTGGAGACTGCAAAAACGCACCCACTATCATGACATCCAGCAGAGGAG GTTGTCCATGAGCCCTGAGGAGCACAGTGAGTTCTGGAGAAAGGTCCAGTTCACAGTGGATAAAGACGTGGTGAGAACGGACCGTAGTAATCACTTCTTCAGAGGAGAGAATAACCCCAATGTGGAGATCATGAG GCGAATTCTGCTCAACTATGCAGTGTTTAATCCTGACATGGGCTACTGCCAGGGCATGTCTGACCTGGTGGCCCCCCTGCTCACTGAGATCCAGGATGAAAGCGACACCTTCTGGTGCTTTGTTGGCCTTATGGAGAATACCATCTTCATTAGCTCACCACGGGACGAAGACATGGAGAGGCAGCTG ATGTACCTGCGGGAGCTGCTGCGTCTCATGCTGCCCCACTTCCACCAGCACCTGACCAGGCTGGGGGAGGACGGCCTCCAGCTGCTCTTCTGCCACCGCTGGATCCTGCTCTGCTTCAAACGAGAGTTCCCTGACACGGAGGCTCTGCGCATGTGGGAGGCCTGCTGGGCACACTATCAG ACGGACTACTTCCACCTGTTCCTGTGTGTGGCCATCATCGTTCTGTATGGGGAGGATGTGACAGACCAGCAGCTCGCCACTGACCAAATGTTGCTCCACTTCAGCAACCTCTCCATGCATATGAATGGAGAACTGGTGCTACGCAAG GCCCGCAGCCTTCTCTACCAGTTCCGCCTCCTACCCAGGATCCCATGCAGCCTACATGACCTCTGTAAACTGTGTGGCCCTGGGATGTGGGACAGCCGCTACATCCCCACTGTGGAGTGTTCTGGAGAACACCCGGACTCACAGAGCTGCCCCTATGGAGGCACCCCCACCCCACAGCCCTCCTCGCCCTCCCCTTCATCCACACCCTCGCCCTCACCAAATTCCACCCCTGAGCCTCCACTGGAGGGCAAGAGAGGCTCCAAAACCCGGGATATTTTCACCTTCCGGAAACAGCCCTGA